In Pseudoduganella albidiflava, a single window of DNA contains:
- a CDS encoding efflux RND transporter periplasmic adaptor subunit, with amino-acid sequence MKNTKPLSAFARPIVLALAAAGLAITLAGCEDATGKTAEAPAAAGGPPISAALVIEKPVAETQEFSGRLEAIDRVEIRSRVSGFITAVNFKPGSEVKKGDVLFVIDPRPYQAEADRAAAAAASARARAELARLELTRAERLLADKAIAQREFDERASSQKELEASARAAQAQSEAAKLNLSYTRVTSPIDGRVSKAEITLGNLVDASAVLTSVVSMDKIYASFDGDEDTYLRVGAQNHKGEPVLVKVGLANEEGFPHEGKLEFVDNQLDTQTGSVRMRATFDNKDRALVPGLFARVQLGGGSAIRNAVLINDRAVGTDQNRKFVFVVGADNKAEYRAVKLGPTVDGLRVVKEGLKVNEKIVVNGLQRVRPGAPVTPQLVPMDAEVAKAQDNKKDAKVAAL; translated from the coding sequence ATGAAAAACACGAAACCATTGTCCGCATTTGCGCGACCGATCGTGCTGGCGCTGGCAGCTGCCGGCCTGGCGATCACGCTGGCCGGCTGCGAAGATGCCACCGGCAAGACGGCCGAGGCACCCGCGGCCGCCGGCGGCCCGCCCATCTCCGCAGCGCTGGTGATTGAAAAGCCGGTGGCGGAAACCCAGGAGTTCTCCGGCCGCCTGGAAGCCATCGACCGGGTGGAAATCCGCTCGCGCGTTTCCGGCTTCATCACCGCCGTGAACTTCAAGCCGGGCAGCGAAGTGAAGAAGGGCGACGTGCTGTTCGTGATCGATCCCCGCCCGTACCAGGCGGAAGCCGATCGTGCCGCGGCCGCCGCCGCATCGGCCCGCGCCCGTGCCGAGCTGGCCCGCCTGGAACTGACCCGCGCCGAGCGCCTGCTGGCCGACAAGGCCATCGCGCAGCGCGAATTCGACGAGCGCGCATCAAGCCAGAAGGAACTGGAAGCCAGCGCCCGCGCCGCGCAGGCCCAGTCCGAAGCGGCCAAGCTGAACCTGTCGTACACCCGCGTGACGTCGCCGATCGATGGCCGCGTGTCGAAGGCCGAGATCACGCTGGGCAACCTGGTCGATGCCTCCGCCGTGCTGACGTCCGTCGTGTCGATGGACAAGATCTACGCCAGCTTCGATGGCGACGAGGACACCTACCTGCGCGTGGGCGCGCAAAACCACAAGGGCGAGCCGGTGCTCGTGAAAGTGGGCCTGGCCAACGAGGAAGGCTTCCCGCACGAAGGCAAGCTGGAATTCGTCGACAACCAGCTCGACACCCAGACCGGCTCCGTGCGCATGCGCGCCACGTTCGACAACAAGGACCGCGCCCTGGTGCCGGGCCTGTTCGCCCGCGTGCAGCTGGGCGGCGGCAGCGCCATCCGCAATGCGGTGCTGATCAACGACCGCGCCGTGGGCACCGACCAGAACCGCAAGTTCGTGTTCGTGGTGGGCGCCGACAACAAGGCCGAATACCGCGCCGTGAAACTGGGCCCCACCGTCGACGGCTTGCGCGTCGTGAAGGAAGGCCTGAAGGTCAACGAGAAGATCGTCGTCAACGGCCTGCAGCGCGTGCGCCCCGGCGCGCCCGTCACCCCGCAACTCGTGCCGATGGATGCGGAAGTGGCCAAGGCGCAGGACAACAAGAAGGATGCCAAGGTGGCCGCGCTGTAA
- a CDS encoding alpha/beta hydrolase — MQGIVPVAADLVRRDMEVSGAEGPLPARLYLAGVPATKRDTLVVFFHGGGFVGGSIDEADDFLAHLVSADRAQVALSAGYTLASVKPFPAAVEDAHALLLWAKKNKSKLSWNGKRLVVAGIEAGANLAAVVSLMSRDRGGPPLAGQVLIMPMLDPALSTCSMREMPVCRDKAAIADKVADTCAAGYRGYLPNAADRSHPYASPLQSSRLKNLPPALILSAEDDPLRDEAEQYGAKLIKCGITTTVKRLPPPPLEQPGGRNDCACVFALTEIAAFIRGVDGTETPPA; from the coding sequence ATGCAGGGCATCGTGCCGGTGGCCGCCGATCTGGTGCGGCGCGACATGGAGGTGTCCGGCGCCGAAGGCCCGCTGCCGGCGCGCCTCTACCTGGCCGGGGTGCCGGCCACGAAGCGCGATACGCTGGTGGTGTTCTTCCATGGCGGCGGCTTCGTGGGCGGCTCGATCGACGAGGCGGACGATTTCCTGGCGCACCTGGTCAGCGCGGACCGCGCCCAGGTGGCGCTGTCGGCCGGCTACACGCTGGCGTCCGTGAAGCCTTTCCCTGCCGCCGTGGAAGATGCCCATGCCCTGCTGCTGTGGGCCAAGAAGAACAAGTCGAAACTGTCGTGGAACGGCAAGCGCCTGGTGGTGGCCGGCATCGAGGCGGGTGCCAACCTGGCCGCCGTGGTCTCGCTGATGTCGCGCGACCGGGGCGGCCCGCCGCTGGCCGGGCAGGTGCTGATCATGCCGATGCTCGACCCGGCGCTGTCCACCTGCTCGATGCGTGAAATGCCGGTCTGCCGCGACAAGGCGGCCATCGCCGACAAGGTGGCCGACACCTGCGCCGCCGGCTACCGCGGCTATCTGCCGAACGCCGCGGACCGCAGCCACCCGTATGCGTCGCCACTGCAGTCGTCGCGGCTGAAGAACTTGCCGCCGGCCTTGATCCTGTCGGCCGAGGACGACCCATTGCGCGACGAGGCTGAACAATACGGGGCAAAACTGATCAAGTGCGGCATCACCACTACGGTCAAACGGCTGCCGCCGCCACCGCTCGAACAGCCGGGCGGGCGAAACGACTGCGCCTGTGTCTTTGCGTTGACTGAAATTGCCGCGTTCATCCGCGGTGTCGATGGGACGGAGACCCCACCAGCCTGA
- a CDS encoding LysR family transcriptional regulator produces MNKLQAMEVFVQVVDAGGFSRAADLMQLPKATVSTLIQQLETSLSVKLLHRTTRQVSVTADGAAYYERCLRILSDVKDAEESLSRTRLSPSGRLRVESPTGLASEILVPALPAFFERYPDIQLELGSSDRPVDLIEEGVDCAVRGGALGDSTLIARRIGIIHFVTCAAPAYLAKYGAPQHPRELERHRCVNYFSAKTGKIYDWDFTKDGERIQIPMPGVIALNDSNAYIQAGLAGLGVIQMTDYLLLEHVRTGRMVQLLSDWTTDPLPVHIVYPQNRHLSAKVRVFVEWVAELFANHPGMRVRSPAHPLQEAA; encoded by the coding sequence GTGAATAAATTACAGGCGATGGAAGTGTTCGTGCAGGTCGTGGATGCGGGCGGGTTTTCGCGCGCGGCCGACCTCATGCAGTTGCCCAAAGCCACTGTCTCTACCCTGATCCAGCAGCTGGAAACATCACTTTCAGTCAAGTTGCTGCACCGGACCACGCGCCAGGTGAGCGTGACGGCCGACGGCGCCGCCTACTACGAACGCTGCCTGCGCATCCTGTCCGACGTGAAGGATGCGGAAGAATCGCTGTCGCGCACCCGCCTGTCGCCCAGCGGCCGGCTGCGGGTGGAGTCGCCGACCGGGCTGGCCAGCGAGATCCTGGTGCCCGCCCTGCCCGCGTTCTTCGAGCGCTACCCGGACATCCAGCTGGAACTGGGCAGCTCGGACCGCCCGGTGGACCTGATCGAGGAAGGCGTCGACTGCGCGGTGCGCGGCGGCGCGCTGGGCGACTCCACGCTGATCGCACGGCGCATCGGCATCATCCATTTCGTCACCTGCGCTGCGCCGGCGTACCTGGCGAAGTACGGCGCGCCGCAGCACCCGCGCGAGCTGGAACGGCATCGCTGCGTGAACTATTTTTCGGCCAAGACGGGCAAGATCTATGACTGGGACTTCACCAAGGACGGCGAACGCATCCAGATCCCGATGCCCGGCGTGATCGCGCTGAACGACTCGAACGCGTACATCCAGGCGGGCCTGGCCGGCCTGGGCGTCATCCAGATGACCGATTACCTGCTGCTGGAGCACGTGCGCACCGGGCGCATGGTGCAACTGCTGTCCGACTGGACGACCGATCCGCTGCCGGTCCACATCGTGTATCCGCAGAACCGCCACCTGTCCGCCAAGGTGCGCGTGTTCGTCGAGTGGGTCGCCGAACTGTTTGCCAACCACCCGGGCATGCGCGTGCGCAGTCCCGCCCATCCATTACAGGAGGCCGCTTGA
- a CDS encoding D-2-hydroxyacid dehydrogenase has translation MNSVASHSIVFLDRDSVIADVRRPAFDHAWAEYPASTGAEAAERLADATIAITNKVPLRADTLARLPKLRMIAVAATGTDIVDLAAARERGIVVSNIRGYAFAAVPEHTFALILALRRNLVAYRADVEAGKWEAAPRFCLFDHPIRDLHGSRLGLFGYGALGRQVAQIGRAFGMEIAVHTRTPVQDANVVNVDFDELLATSDVLSLHAPLTDATRNMIGAAELARMKPTSLLINTARGGLVDEAALADALARGVIAGAGFDVLTQEPPVPGNPLLRLRLPNFILTPHNAWASHEAMQGLADQLTGNIEAFARGEPVNRVA, from the coding sequence TTGAATTCCGTTGCATCCCATTCCATCGTTTTCCTCGACCGCGACAGCGTGATCGCCGACGTGCGCCGCCCCGCCTTCGACCACGCCTGGGCCGAATACCCCGCCAGCACCGGGGCCGAGGCGGCCGAAAGGCTGGCCGATGCGACGATCGCCATCACGAACAAGGTGCCTTTGCGCGCGGACACGCTGGCGCGGCTGCCGAAGCTGCGAATGATCGCGGTGGCCGCCACGGGCACCGACATCGTCGACCTGGCCGCCGCGCGCGAACGGGGCATCGTGGTGTCGAACATCCGCGGCTACGCCTTCGCGGCGGTGCCGGAACACACCTTCGCGCTGATCCTGGCGCTGCGCCGCAACCTGGTCGCCTATCGCGCCGACGTCGAAGCGGGCAAATGGGAGGCGGCGCCGCGCTTCTGCCTGTTCGACCACCCGATCCGCGACCTGCATGGCAGCCGCCTTGGCCTGTTCGGCTACGGCGCCCTGGGCAGGCAGGTCGCGCAGATCGGCCGCGCGTTCGGCATGGAAATCGCCGTGCACACGCGCACGCCGGTGCAGGATGCGAACGTGGTCAACGTGGACTTCGACGAACTGCTGGCGACGTCGGACGTGCTGTCACTGCATGCGCCGCTCACCGATGCCACCCGCAACATGATCGGCGCCGCGGAACTGGCGCGCATGAAGCCGACGTCGCTGCTGATCAATACCGCCCGCGGCGGCCTGGTCGACGAAGCGGCGCTGGCCGATGCGCTGGCGCGCGGCGTGATCGCCGGTGCCGGCTTCGACGTGCTGACGCAGGAACCGCCCGTGCCCGGCAACCCGTTGCTGCGCCTCCGGCTGCCGAATTTCATCCTCACGCCACACAACGCCTGGGCCAGCCACGAGGCGATGCAGGGCCTGGCGGACCAGCTGACCGGCAATATCGAAGCGTTCGCGCGGGGCGAACCGGTTAACCGGGTGGCTTGA
- the bla gene encoding class A beta-lactamase, with product MTITRRTLLLAAAAAPFAPSLALSAPTGFSDVERDLRGRLGVAVIDTATGKTTGHRLGERFPMCSTFKAVLAAQALAREAREPGFLARRLRYAKADLVSHSPITGKHVDTGMTVADLCAATVQYSDNTAANALMKELGGPAGLTAFMRGLGDTQFRLDRWETELNTAIPGDDRDTTTPWAMARTLEKLVIGDALPAPQRQQLKDWLLGNTTGGKRIRAAVPAGWQVGDKTGTGAYGVTNDIGIVYPPGRAPLVVVIFTHLAEKDGDNRDDIVVAAARGALGLGA from the coding sequence ATGACCATCACCCGCCGTACCCTGCTGCTCGCGGCCGCCGCCGCACCGTTCGCGCCTTCGCTCGCGCTGTCCGCCCCCACCGGTTTTTCCGACGTCGAGCGCGACTTGCGTGGCCGCCTCGGCGTGGCCGTCATCGACACCGCCACCGGCAAGACCACCGGCCACCGCCTGGGTGAACGCTTCCCCATGTGCAGCACGTTCAAGGCCGTCCTGGCTGCCCAGGCGCTGGCGCGCGAGGCCCGCGAACCGGGCTTCCTCGCTCGCCGCCTGCGTTATGCAAAGGCCGACCTGGTGTCCCATTCGCCCATCACCGGCAAGCATGTCGACACCGGCATGACGGTGGCGGACCTGTGCGCGGCCACCGTGCAATACAGCGACAACACCGCCGCCAACGCGCTGATGAAGGAACTGGGCGGCCCGGCCGGCCTGACGGCGTTCATGCGCGGCCTCGGCGACACGCAGTTCCGCCTGGACCGGTGGGAAACCGAACTCAATACCGCCATCCCGGGCGATGACCGGGACACGACGACGCCGTGGGCGATGGCGCGCACGCTGGAAAAACTGGTGATCGGCGATGCCCTGCCGGCGCCGCAGCGGCAGCAGCTGAAGGACTGGCTGCTGGGCAATACCACCGGCGGCAAGCGCATCCGCGCCGCGGTGCCGGCCGGCTGGCAGGTGGGCGACAAGACCGGCACGGGCGCGTATGGCGTGACGAACGATATCGGCATCGTCTACCCGCCCGGCCGCGCACCGCTGGTGGTCGTGATCTTCACGCACCTGGCGGAGAAGGATGGCGATAACCGCGACGATATTGTGGTTGCCGCGGCGCGGGGCGCGCTGGGGCTGGGGGCCTGA
- a CDS encoding ankyrin repeat domain-containing protein, with the protein MEAETALTRAIGDGNIQQAEALLGLGADANEPNRLGESPLMIAAALDDVCALELLVAHGADVNRAYHHGFTALHIAVDASIDNTIQRGGSPGDEATAAIQWLLTHGADTGAKTHQGDTACDIARAYNATSVVVLMLQGGDRCRPESDCRLLA; encoded by the coding sequence ATGGAAGCTGAAACTGCACTTACGCGAGCGATCGGCGATGGCAATATCCAGCAGGCTGAAGCACTGTTGGGCCTTGGGGCCGACGCGAATGAACCCAACAGGCTTGGCGAGTCGCCGCTGATGATTGCTGCTGCGCTCGACGACGTGTGTGCCCTCGAACTGCTGGTCGCACATGGGGCCGACGTCAATCGGGCTTATCACCATGGATTTACTGCTCTACACATCGCTGTCGATGCTTCCATTGATAACACGATACAGCGTGGCGGATCGCCCGGGGATGAGGCAACGGCGGCTATTCAATGGCTGCTGACCCACGGCGCGGATACCGGCGCGAAGACACACCAGGGTGACACGGCGTGCGATATCGCTCGAGCATACAACGCTACATCAGTGGTGGTACTCATGCTTCAAGGTGGCGATCGCTGCAGGCCTGAATCGGATTGCCGCTTGCTTGCTTGA
- a CDS encoding GyrI-like domain-containing protein, producing MDNQPKIELRPERHYVGTRQVMAMRDFDREIPAMLATVSKWLDSHHVRPASRPFLRFHVIDMPERMDVELGIPTEHAQNAAGEVESQVLPAGRYATAVYTGVENGVEANTQLLDWIAAQGEQPIAHVSENGEVFQARYETFLTDTEAEPDQRRWSFEVAIQVRG from the coding sequence ATGGACAACCAACCAAAAATCGAGCTGCGGCCCGAGCGGCACTATGTGGGAACCCGACAGGTCATGGCCATGCGCGACTTCGACCGGGAAATCCCCGCGATGCTGGCCACCGTGTCCAAATGGCTGGACTCCCACCATGTGCGCCCGGCGAGCCGGCCCTTCCTGCGCTTCCACGTCATCGACATGCCGGAACGCATGGACGTGGAGCTCGGCATTCCGACGGAGCATGCGCAGAACGCCGCGGGCGAGGTGGAAAGCCAGGTGCTGCCGGCTGGTCGTTACGCCACGGCGGTGTACACAGGGGTGGAGAACGGCGTGGAGGCCAACACGCAGCTGCTCGACTGGATCGCCGCGCAGGGAGAGCAGCCCATCGCCCACGTATCGGAGAACGGCGAGGTGTTCCAGGCGAGGTACGAAACCTTCCTGACCGATACCGAAGCCGAGCCGGACCAGCGCCGATGGTCGTTCGAAGTGGCCATCCAGGTGCGCGGCTGA
- a CDS encoding response regulator — translation MIACATNNLSSLEVDWSRTDVGHPDGWPVTLRVAADLMLNSPLPTLVMWGRQQVMLLNGAYTALSGLPTQPPGGRIPAMQPSAWSWNPGALEQAWQGESLAFPGQALQMWRADGVSEQRFDLYYTPLRDGDGAVLGVLCTLAPPSAAAAPAASRALKMLVVEDNLDAQYLVCEMLRAIGHEVDAVADGERALQYIDEHEYDVLFTDVSLPGISGVEAARRAVALRPGLHVIFASGYSGTLTQQLEFPADAIQKPYDIEQLQAILERIPRT, via the coding sequence ATGATTGCCTGCGCCACGAACAACCTGTCCTCGCTGGAAGTCGACTGGTCCCGTACCGACGTGGGCCATCCGGACGGCTGGCCGGTGACACTGCGCGTGGCGGCCGACCTCATGCTGAACTCGCCGCTGCCCACGCTGGTGATGTGGGGACGGCAGCAGGTGATGCTGCTCAATGGCGCCTATACGGCATTGTCCGGCCTGCCCACGCAACCGCCCGGTGGCCGCATCCCGGCGATGCAGCCATCCGCCTGGAGCTGGAACCCGGGTGCGCTGGAACAGGCCTGGCAGGGCGAGTCGCTGGCCTTCCCCGGCCAGGCGCTCCAGATGTGGCGCGCCGATGGCGTCAGCGAGCAGCGCTTCGACCTGTACTACACGCCGCTGCGCGATGGCGACGGCGCCGTGCTCGGCGTGCTGTGCACGCTGGCACCGCCCAGCGCGGCGGCCGCGCCGGCTGCATCGCGCGCACTGAAGATGCTGGTCGTGGAAGACAATCTCGATGCGCAATACCTGGTCTGCGAAATGCTGCGCGCCATCGGCCACGAAGTCGACGCGGTGGCCGATGGCGAGCGCGCGCTGCAATACATCGACGAGCATGAGTACGACGTGCTGTTTACCGATGTCAGCCTGCCCGGCATCTCCGGGGTCGAGGCTGCCCGCCGCGCCGTGGCGCTGCGGCCGGGCCTGCATGTGATCTTTGCTTCCGGCTACAGCGGCACGCTGACGCAGCAACTCGAGTTCCCCGCCGACGCGATCCAGAAACCGTACGATATCGAACAGCTGCAAGCCATCCTTGAACGTATTCCACGGACCTGA
- a CDS encoding hybrid sensor histidine kinase/response regulator, producing the protein MILANGAAPSEADLLRAMLDAQEELRRTRAWTSDVLDSIADGLAIVDRDWTITYINARAAGLLGTAEGTTEDNNEGTTEGTTERTANLAGRDLWQAFPGLPGTALETWLRQAMADRTAAACELFHAPCRRWLEVRVSPSPQGLTCTLLDIDGRKRDERALRESSNRLQVAMAAGRLGDWTWDAATDIVTLGRRAAEIFELPEGTPISWQALQERIVPEDRAAARQVFVDAYLAQRDFDIECRVEAGNGTGGTPRWLSVVGHGNYGEGDRLLGMTGMVQDITARRAAEEALKDSEEQLRALADSIPQLAWIAHHDGRMTWYNRRWFEYTGLTSDALRGDAWSQVYDPECIPAMTQHWKRAIESGRPFEMEFPIRGVDGEYRWFLTRANPVRGADGRTLRWFGTSTDVDQVKRAQEALRDETAVLELLNSTGNALARHRDLQPLLQEVTDAATRISGARFGAFIYKGARDAAAGETEDEGHGSDALTPFTLSGRVPPLFDNLTRSHAAALFGDTLRGTAITRCGDLLRHPECAPALPAELAALLRSYLAAPVMSRDGSVIGTLLFGHPEPAMFSERTERIIGGIAAQAGVAIDNARLNEAARRAAEERIALLDSERSARAEAERTSQMKDEFLATLSHELRTPLTAILGWSQVLRRGGRGEADLQKGLQTIERNARAQAQLIEDLLDMSRIMSGKVLLDIEAIPPAAVAEAAIETVRPAAAARKVRIERDFQPCGLVAADAGRLQQVIWNLLSNAIKFTPQDGTVRIGVREVDGQAELVVADTGIGIGAGFLAHVFEHFRQADASSTRRHGGLGLGLSIVKHLVEQHGGTVAADSAGEGRGATFTVRLPLAARVPGAERPARPAPPSGLPDGEPRDPVADDLRDLGGLRVLIVDDEPDTRELIKRVLSDCNADVVTADSASAALSLLPRWIPDLLLSDIGMPEMDGFELLARVRALGPDAGGNVPAIALTAFARSEDRLRTLAAGFTDHIAKPVEPPELVAAVALAAARRRGLSS; encoded by the coding sequence ATGATCCTCGCCAACGGCGCTGCCCCTTCCGAAGCCGACCTCCTGCGCGCCATGCTGGATGCGCAGGAAGAGTTGCGCCGCACCCGCGCCTGGACAAGCGACGTGCTGGACAGCATTGCCGACGGACTGGCCATCGTCGACCGGGACTGGACGATCACCTACATCAACGCCCGCGCCGCAGGATTGCTGGGTACCGCCGAGGGTACCACTGAAGATAACAATGAAGGTACCACTGAAGGTACCACTGAGCGCACCGCCAACCTTGCCGGCCGCGACCTGTGGCAGGCCTTCCCCGGCTTGCCCGGCACCGCGCTGGAGACCTGGCTGCGCCAGGCCATGGCCGACCGCACTGCCGCCGCCTGCGAGCTGTTCCACGCGCCCTGCCGCCGCTGGCTGGAGGTGCGGGTATCGCCGTCGCCGCAGGGACTGACGTGCACGCTGCTCGATATCGACGGGCGCAAGCGCGATGAACGGGCACTGCGCGAAAGCAGCAACCGCCTGCAGGTGGCCATGGCCGCCGGCCGGCTGGGCGACTGGACCTGGGATGCCGCCACCGACATCGTCACGCTGGGCCGCCGCGCCGCCGAGATTTTCGAACTGCCCGAGGGCACGCCGATCAGCTGGCAGGCCCTGCAGGAACGCATCGTGCCGGAAGACCGCGCCGCCGCACGGCAGGTATTTGTCGATGCCTACCTGGCCCAGCGCGACTTCGATATCGAATGCCGCGTCGAGGCCGGTAACGGCACGGGCGGCACGCCGCGCTGGCTGTCCGTGGTCGGCCACGGCAATTACGGCGAGGGCGACCGCCTGCTCGGCATGACCGGCATGGTGCAGGACATCACGGCACGCCGCGCCGCCGAAGAGGCCCTGAAGGACAGCGAAGAGCAGTTGCGCGCGCTGGCCGATTCGATCCCGCAACTGGCCTGGATCGCCCACCACGATGGCCGCATGACCTGGTATAACCGCCGCTGGTTCGAATACACGGGCCTGACGAGCGACGCCCTGCGCGGCGACGCCTGGAGCCAGGTCTACGACCCCGAGTGCATCCCGGCGATGACGCAGCACTGGAAGCGGGCCATCGAATCGGGCCGGCCGTTTGAAATGGAATTCCCGATCCGCGGCGTGGACGGCGAATACCGCTGGTTCCTGACCCGCGCCAACCCGGTGCGCGGCGCGGACGGCCGCACGCTGCGCTGGTTCGGCACCAGCACCGACGTCGACCAGGTCAAGCGCGCGCAGGAAGCGCTGCGCGATGAAACGGCCGTGCTGGAACTGCTGAACAGTACCGGCAACGCGCTGGCCCGGCACCGCGACCTGCAGCCGCTGCTGCAGGAAGTCACCGATGCCGCCACGCGGATCAGCGGCGCGCGCTTCGGCGCCTTCATCTACAAGGGCGCGCGCGATGCCGCGGCCGGGGAAACGGAGGACGAAGGCCACGGCAGCGATGCGCTCACGCCATTCACCCTGTCCGGCCGGGTGCCGCCGCTGTTCGACAACCTGACGCGGAGCCATGCGGCCGCGCTGTTCGGCGACACGCTGCGCGGCACGGCGATCACCCGCTGCGGCGACCTGCTGCGCCACCCGGAATGCGCACCGGCGCTGCCGGCCGAACTGGCGGCGCTGTTGCGCAGCTACCTGGCGGCGCCTGTGATGTCGCGCGACGGCAGCGTCATCGGCACGCTGCTGTTCGGCCACCCGGAACCGGCCATGTTCAGCGAGCGCACCGAACGGATCATCGGCGGCATCGCCGCCCAGGCCGGCGTGGCGATCGACAATGCACGCCTGAACGAAGCGGCGCGCCGGGCCGCCGAGGAACGCATCGCCTTGCTCGACAGCGAACGCAGCGCCCGCGCCGAGGCCGAGCGCACCAGCCAGATGAAGGATGAATTCCTCGCCACGCTGTCGCACGAACTGCGCACGCCGCTGACGGCGATCCTCGGCTGGTCGCAGGTCTTGCGGCGCGGCGGGCGCGGCGAGGCGGACCTGCAGAAAGGCTTGCAGACCATCGAGCGCAATGCCCGCGCCCAGGCCCAGCTGATCGAGGACTTGCTGGACATGAGCCGCATCATGTCGGGCAAGGTGCTGCTGGACATCGAGGCGATCCCTCCCGCCGCCGTCGCCGAAGCGGCGATCGAAACCGTGCGGCCGGCGGCGGCGGCCAGGAAGGTGCGTATCGAGCGGGACTTCCAGCCTTGCGGGCTGGTGGCGGCGGACGCCGGCCGCCTGCAGCAGGTGATCTGGAACCTGCTGTCGAACGCGATCAAGTTCACGCCGCAGGATGGCACGGTGCGGATCGGCGTGCGCGAAGTGGATGGGCAGGCCGAACTGGTGGTGGCCGACACCGGCATCGGCATCGGCGCCGGCTTCCTGGCCCACGTGTTCGAGCATTTCCGCCAGGCCGATGCCTCGTCCACGCGGCGCCACGGCGGGCTCGGGCTGGGCCTGTCGATCGTCAAGCACCTGGTCGAGCAGCATGGCGGCACCGTGGCGGCGGACAGCGCCGGCGAAGGCCGCGGCGCCACCTTCACCGTGCGGCTGCCGCTGGCGGCGCGCGTGCCCGGCGCCGAACGCCCTGCCCGCCCCGCGCCGCCCAGCGGCCTGCCCGATGGCGAACCGCGCGACCCGGTCGCCGATGACTTGCGCGACCTGGGCGGCCTGCGCGTCCTGATCGTCGACGATGAACCGGACACGCGCGAGCTGATCAAGCGCGTGCTGTCGGACTGCAATGCCGATGTCGTCACCGCCGACAGCGCGTCGGCGGCCCTGTCGCTGCTGCCGCGCTGGATTCCCGACCTGCTGCTGTCCGATATCGGCATGCCGGAAATGGATGGCTTCGAACTGCTGGCCCGGGTGCGCGCACTGGGCCCGGATGCGGGCGGCAACGTCCCCGCCATCGCCCTCACCGCGTTCGCCCGTTCCGAAGACCGGCTGCGCACGCTCGCGGCCGGTTTCACCGACCACATCGCCAAGCCGGTGGAGCCGCCGGAGCTGGTAGCGGCGGTGGCGCTGGCGGCTGCCCGGCGCCGCGGCCTGTCCTCCTGA
- a CDS encoding diguanylate cyclase domain-containing protein — protein MPSPDEILNAKILVVDDCADNVDLMLEILREAGYANVTATMLPDQVCALHRQHNYDLILLDLQMPGLNGFQVMKGLKEIEQEGYLPVLALTAQPSFKIAALEAGARDFISKPFDLLEVHKRIHNMLEVRLLYKELAQYSKRQQELALHDPLTGLPNRRLLEDRIETTVQHALRHQRKAAVMYLDLDGFKPINDTHGHAYGDEILKLVAQRLVGSSRKEDTVARVGGDEFVIVLGDVSGLNDAREPASKLIDVVSEPYQVNGVTLRLSTSIGIALFPDDAESVGDLIHAADNALYDAKRSGKNRVCSAPGSTALAAAAAPPHQHKIVATTV, from the coding sequence ATGCCCAGCCCGGATGAGATCCTGAATGCCAAGATACTGGTCGTAGATGACTGCGCGGATAACGTCGATCTCATGCTCGAGATCCTCCGCGAAGCCGGCTACGCCAACGTCACGGCCACCATGTTGCCCGACCAGGTGTGCGCCCTGCACCGGCAACACAACTACGATCTGATCCTGCTGGACCTGCAGATGCCGGGGCTGAACGGCTTCCAGGTCATGAAGGGCCTGAAGGAAATCGAACAGGAAGGCTACCTGCCCGTGCTGGCGCTGACGGCCCAGCCGAGCTTCAAGATCGCCGCGCTGGAAGCGGGTGCGCGCGACTTCATCAGCAAGCCGTTCGACCTGCTCGAAGTGCACAAGCGCATCCATAACATGCTGGAAGTGCGCCTGCTCTACAAGGAACTGGCGCAGTACAGCAAGCGCCAGCAGGAACTGGCACTGCACGATCCGCTGACGGGCCTGCCGAACCGCCGCCTGCTGGAAGACCGCATCGAGACCACCGTCCAGCACGCCCTGCGCCACCAGCGCAAGGCGGCCGTGATGTATCTCGACCTCGACGGTTTCAAGCCCATCAACGATACCCACGGCCACGCGTACGGCGACGAGATCCTGAAACTGGTCGCCCAGCGGCTGGTCGGCTCCTCGCGCAAGGAAGACACCGTGGCGCGGGTGGGCGGCGACGAATTCGTCATCGTGCTGGGCGACGTGAGCGGCCTGAACGACGCGCGCGAACCGGCATCGAAACTGATCGACGTCGTGTCCGAACCCTACCAGGTCAACGGCGTCACGCTGCGCCTGTCCACGTCGATCGGCATCGCGCTGTTCCCGGACGATGCGGAATCGGTGGGCGACCTGATCCATGCGGCCGACAACGCCCTGTACGATGCCAAGCGCTCCGGCAAGAACCGCGTATGCTCGGCGCCGGGCAGCACGGCGCTGGCCGCCGCCGCCGCGCCGCCGCACCAGCACAAGATCGTGGCGACGACGGTATAA